A region from the Triticum urartu cultivar G1812 chromosome 1, Tu2.1, whole genome shotgun sequence genome encodes:
- the LOC125534722 gene encoding uncharacterized protein LOC125534722, with protein MVNVQECTLSVWLWTPDDVGIGRFVLHKMFPLHAIVKEITKRPVKDNVDVGDLMEVISGFVYLSVVYSRDPQSSEWFLSFCLETAEVNLLFKETRRSYCPVDPYIMVWPPSLIHNKEGSETEVTGDSAGADGPVHTKDASPVLFTALQSFKEALIDGDGTKIAEMEAFLLDAELGSLLNRITTLDVALAAGRDRVLRIGARSDICREEMGGEGWWQMFKGVLWRASSRLFAS; from the exons ATGGTAAATGTACAGGAATGCACGCTTTCTGTTTGGCTTTGGACACCCGACGATGTCGGCATCGGCAGATTCGTGCTGCACAAGATGTTTCCATTGCACGCAATTGTCAAGGAGATCACTAAGCGTCCAGTCAAGGATAATGTTGATGTTGGAGATCTTATGGAGGTTATTAGTGGGTTTGTGTACCTATCTGTTGTCTACTCCAGGGACCCGCAATCTTCTGAGTGGTTCCTATCCTTCTGCCTGGAAACAGCAGAGGTGAACTTGCTCTTTAAGGAAACACGACGTTCTTACTGCCCTGTTGATCCCTACATCATGGTCTGGCCTCCTTCTTTGATACACAACAAG GAGGGCTCAGAAACTGAAGTTACTGGAGACAGTGCTGGAGCTGATGGTCCGGTGCACACCAAAGATGCTTCTCCTGTCCTCTTCACAGCATTGCAATCATTCAAAGAAGCTTTGATAGATGGCGATGGCACCAAAATCGCGGAGATGGAGGCCTTCTTACTTGATGCTGAGCTCGGCTCTCTTCTGAACAGAATCACTACTTTGGATGTAGCATTAGCAGCTGGGAGAGACCGTGTGTTGCGAATAGGTGCTCGCTCTGATATTTGTAGGGAAGAGATGGGGGGAGAGGGTTGGTGGCAAATGTTCAAGGGGGTGTTGTGGAGAGCTTCTTCCCGCCTCTTTGCCAGTTGA
- the LOC125534711 gene encoding uncharacterized protein LOC125534711: MVSQSQQPPSPPPPPPEPTSISSLTDDLLREIFLRLPDLPTLVRAAFTCRPFLCLVRCSPAFRRRFRELHAPPLLALFLTPYMDAVIPSASRSPDPDTTAAFADLLGDDDATEWGTDSQIPYYDGYVAFVNPSTDQTASYSPLNIGAPAQALDIYPKTPREGIDAWLEFYTLPPDQEGQRPSRVVCVRHDRSWARARVAVFSSHAMKWQIFPESRGLLLERDRRTIRKLVDGFVCWLQSENCILALNTVTFQFSRMNLPPPLRGPYTYMYRTPRFELGQTKDGKLCIVHVQEFTLSVWLWTPDDDGVERFMLHKMFQLHTIVKEITKRSVLDNVDAGGHMNVTDGFVYLSVVYDKGKQSSKWFLSFCLETAEVKLLFEKTCSIYCPVDPYIMAWPPSLMHDKGDSETEVARDTVGDDGPVGTEEASPVLFTALQLFKEALIDDDNAKFVEMDAFLLDDEISSLLNKISTLEAGLAAGRDCVLRRGAHSNINVEGMERRSWWEMCKGMLGRVSSHFFAN; this comes from the exons ATGGTCTCCCAGTCCCAACagccaccctcgccgccgccgccgccgcccgagccgacCAGCATTAGCTCTTTGACCGACGACCTCCTCCGTGAGATCTTCCTCCGCCTACCGGACCTCCCGACCCTTGTCCGCGCGGCCTTCACCTGCCGCCCCTTCCTCTGCCTGGTCCGCTGCTCCCCGGCCTTCCGCCGCCGCTTCCGCGAGCTCCACGCGCCGCCTCTCCTCGCCCTCTTTCTCACACCCTACATGGACGCCGTCATCCCTTCCGCCAGCCGCAGCCCCGACCCGGACACCACTGCCGCCTTCGCCGATTTACTCGGAGACGACGACGCCACCGAGTGGGGGACAGATTCCCAAATTCCCTACTACGACGGGTACGTCGCCTTCGTCAACCCGAGCACCGATCAGACTGCCTCCTACAGCCCACTGAATATTGGAGCGCCGGCGCAGGCCCTGGATATCTACCCCAAGACGCCCCGCGAAGGCATCGACGCCTGGCTCGAGTTCTACACGCTCCCTCCGGACCAAGAGGGCCAGAGGCCATCCCGTGTGGTCTGTGTCCGTCACGATCGCTCATGGGCGCGCGCGCGTGTGGCCGTCTTCTCATCTCACGCCATGAAGTGGCAGATCTTCCCAGAGTCCAGGGGGTTGCTGCTTGAGCGCGACAGGCGCACGATTCGTAAGCTTGTCGATGGGTTCGTCTGCTGGTTACAGAGTGAAAACTGCATTCTCGCTCTCAACACTGTCACCTTTCAGTTCTCTCGAATGAATCTGCCACCGCCCTTGAGAGGGCCATACACATACATGTATCGTACACCGCGCTTTGAGCTTGGTCAGACCAAGGATGGGAAACTCTGTATCGTGCATGTGCAGGAATTCACGCTTTCTGTTTGGCTCTGGACACCCGACGATGACGGCGTCGAGAGATTTATGCTGCACAAGATGTTTCAGTTGCACACAATTGTTAAGGAGATCACTAAGCGTTCAGTCCTGGACAATGTTGACGCTGGAGGGCATATGAACGTTACTGATGGATTTGTGTACCTGTCTGTTGTCTATGACAAGGGTAAGCAATCTTCTAAGTGGTTCCTATCCTTCTGCCTGGAAACAGCAGAGGTGAAGTTGCTCTTTGAGAAAACATGCAGTATTTACTGCCCTGTTGATCCATACATCATGGCCTGGCCTCCTTCTTTGATGCACGACAAG GGGGATTCAGAAACTGAAGTTGCCAGGGACACTGTTGGAGATGATGGTCCTGTGGGCACGGAAGAAGCTTCCCCTGTCCTCTTCACGGCATTGCAGTTATTCAAAGAAGCTTTGATTGATGATGACAACGCAAAATTTGTGGAGATGGACGCTTTCTTACTTGATGATGAGATTAGCTCCCTTTTGAACAAAATCTCTACTTTAGAAGCAGGATTAGCAGCTGGGAGAGACTGTGTGCTGAGAAGAGGTGCTCATTCCAATATCAACGTGGAAGGGATGGAAAGGAGGAGTTGGTGGGAAATGTGCAAGGGGATGTTGGGGAGAGTTTCTTCCCACTTCTTTGCCAATTGA